In the genome of bacterium, the window ATCGTTCGCATCTCTCAGGTAAATCGTTACTTTCACTACATCACTCAAAACCGCTCCGGCAGCAATTAATAATCCGCGAACACTCTGCAGCACGGCTTCTGTCTGTTCGGCGATACTCGAACCTATCACTTTTCGAGTTTGCGCATCAATAGGTCCCTGGGCGGAGATGAAAACCCAATCGCCAATTCGAAGAGCAGGTGAGTAAGGCCCGCTTGC includes:
- a CDS encoding RidA family protein; this encodes ASGPYSPALRIGDWVFISAQGPIDAQTRKVIGSSIAEQTEAVLQSVRGLLIAAGAVLSDVVKVTIYLRDANDLAKVDEVFEKHFIRTPRPARTVVQATLVGPSNQLIAIDCTAFSQSQK